One Syntrophales bacterium genomic region harbors:
- the cimA gene encoding citramalate synthase: MESWDVLIYDTTLRDGTQGEQINFSAEEKLRIAQRLDEMGFHYVEGGWPGSNPKDMRFFELAKKMTFRHTRLTAFGSTRKPNIRPESCPNLKAILAADTDTVAIFGKAWDLHVNEILGISPDENLAMIHDSVEYLKSKGKEVIYDAEHFFDGYKNNPGYASNVIKTAFQAGADMVVLCDTNGGTLPHELTSILEEVISIIPPHRLGIHAHNDCSLAVANSLAAVRANIKMVQGTINGYGERCGNADLISIIGNLQLKMNKRCLPGLSIRQLTNLSHYVSDVANIPPLNARPFVGRSAFAHKGGVHVSAIAKNPAAYEHIKPELAGNKQRVLVSDLAGKSNIEYKARELGIDLGKDGTISKKIVEEIKKMEDQGYQFDAADGSLSLLMKKITGEFREPFTLEYFHVTNAKTKNNPPLSQATVKISVGSDEELTVAEGNGPVNALDHALRKALTKFYPRIGEVHLVDFKVRTIEGAEGTAAKVRVLIDSSDDKEIWSTIGVSTNIIEASWHALVDSIQYKLSKDALNKNG; this comes from the coding sequence ATGGAATCATGGGATGTTTTAATTTATGACACCACCTTAAGAGATGGAACGCAGGGGGAGCAGATCAATTTTTCCGCTGAAGAAAAGCTGCGGATTGCGCAACGCCTGGATGAGATGGGCTTTCACTATGTTGAAGGTGGATGGCCGGGTTCCAATCCAAAAGACATGCGCTTTTTTGAACTGGCGAAAAAAATGACGTTCAGGCACACCCGTCTGACGGCGTTTGGAAGTACCAGAAAGCCAAACATCCGGCCTGAGAGCTGCCCGAATTTAAAGGCGATACTCGCTGCAGACACAGATACCGTGGCCATCTTTGGCAAGGCCTGGGACCTTCATGTCAATGAAATCCTTGGAATATCTCCCGACGAGAATCTCGCCATGATCCATGATTCTGTTGAGTATCTGAAATCAAAGGGAAAAGAGGTTATCTATGATGCGGAACATTTCTTCGACGGATATAAAAATAATCCCGGGTACGCATCCAACGTAATAAAAACCGCCTTCCAGGCCGGCGCCGATATGGTTGTCCTCTGTGACACCAACGGAGGTACACTGCCACACGAATTGACGTCAATCCTCGAAGAGGTCATATCTATTATCCCTCCACATAGGTTGGGTATTCATGCCCACAATGATTGCAGTCTTGCCGTAGCTAATTCCCTCGCGGCCGTTCGTGCGAACATCAAAATGGTACAGGGAACCATCAATGGTTACGGAGAAAGATGCGGAAACGCCGATCTGATCTCTATTATCGGGAATCTCCAGCTTAAGATGAACAAGAGATGTCTGCCTGGATTATCTATCAGACAACTGACCAATCTCTCCCATTATGTAAGCGATGTCGCAAATATCCCGCCCCTGAATGCAAGACCTTTTGTGGGCCGAAGCGCATTTGCCCACAAAGGGGGTGTTCACGTCAGCGCCATAGCAAAGAATCCTGCGGCGTACGAACATATTAAACCTGAACTGGCCGGAAATAAACAAAGGGTACTGGTCTCAGACCTTGCGGGTAAAAGCAATATTGAATACAAGGCAAGAGAATTGGGTATTGACCTCGGTAAAGATGGTACCATCAGTAAAAAAATTGTCGAGGAGATAAAAAAAATGGAGGATCAGGGATACCAGTTTGATGCCGCCGACGGTTCCCTCTCTCTCTTGATGAAGAAGATAACGGGTGAGTTTAGAGAACCGTTTACATTAGAGTACTTTCATGTTACTAACGCAAAAACAAAGAACAATCCACCTCTGTCTCAGGCCACGGTTAAAATATCGGTAGGTAGCGATGAGGAATTGACTGTTGCAGAGGGTAATGGCCCCGTTAATGCCCTTGATCATGCCCTTAGAAAGGCACTGACAAAATTCTATCCCCGTATTGGTGAGGTGCATTTAGTGGATTTTAAAGTCAGAACCATCGAAGGCGCTGAAGGGACAGCGGCAAAAGTAAGAGTCCTGATAGATTCAAGTGATGATAAGGAAATCTGGAGCACTATAGGGGTATCCACGAATATCATTGAGGCAAGCTGGCATGCCCTTGTGGATAGCATTCAGTATAAATTAAGTAAGGATGCATTGAACAAAAATGGGTAA
- a CDS encoding L-threonylcarbamoyladenylate synthase has translation MESDKKRKAVILSINSKNPQKRLIKKAVDILRDGGIIIYPTDTVYGLGCDLFNKKGIEKICEIKKRSKKQPLSFICADLKDISRYALVSDYAYKIMRRFLPGPYTFILEASRLVPKIILPKRQTTGIRVPDNRICLALVKELGQPIISTSVKSDGDILGNPYEIKEKFWHCVDLIIDGDIMVPEQSSVISLVDDRIEIIRIGKGDVSALI, from the coding sequence ATGGAATCAGATAAAAAAAGAAAAGCAGTAATACTGTCTATCAATAGCAAGAATCCCCAGAAGCGACTGATCAAGAAGGCTGTTGATATATTGCGGGATGGCGGTATCATTATATACCCGACTGATACAGTTTACGGGCTGGGATGTGACCTGTTCAATAAAAAGGGAATAGAAAAGATCTGCGAAATTAAAAAGAGAAGCAAAAAACAACCCTTAAGTTTCATCTGCGCAGACCTCAAGGACATAAGCCGCTACGCTCTCGTATCTGATTACGCCTATAAGATCATGAGACGTTTTCTGCCGGGACCCTATACTTTCATCCTTGAGGCATCAAGGCTTGTCCCAAAAATAATTCTCCCCAAAAGACAGACCACCGGCATCAGGGTGCCGGATAATCGCATCTGCCTTGCTCTCGTCAAAGAGCTGGGGCAGCCTATCATCAGTACCAGTGTAAAATCAGACGGTGATATCCTGGGCAATCCTTACGAGATCAAGGAAAAATTTTGGCATTGCGTGGATTTGATCATTGACGGGGACATAATGGTACCGGAACAATCCAGTGTTATCAGTCTTGTTGATGACAGGATCGAGATAATTAGAATTGGAAAAGGCGATGTATCCGCCCTTATATAA
- a CDS encoding Rne/Rng family ribonuclease yields the protein MKKEMLINAVHHEQKRMAVVDDGKLVEFNIQMSFKEPITGNIYKSIVLKVERGLHAAFVNYGGKKDGFLPLHDVSPEYFTEQNGREDSYGRCSLKNGQEVLVQVLREVGEHKGALLTAYISLPGRYLVLLPNRQCVGISRKIEDEGERERLKALVEQIKIDEGVGFIVRTAGMNRTKQELSRDYQHLSRLWKEIQKRANTASAPALIYQESDFGIRSLRDYFTSEIEEILVDDFETFRKMRVYCKAVAPRNVKMIKLYKDKAPIFDRYQLENQIRAIYQERVDLKSGGSIIINPTEAMTTIDVNSGRASSKRNVEETAFRTNLKAAEEIARQLRLRDLGGLIVIDFIDMRDRKHEAEVEKTFKKALSLDRARIQLSRISRFGILELSRQKKQSTIQEISYTTCPFCKGRGVRPSLEYTALSAFRKIESEAVKGVASSLKVTLSYEVADYLLNQKRSEISKLETLYNMSLYISGSPDMAWDGMDIKETSRDVTQETPEEEKYQLLKITDKLEEGAIEVVTETLTHVVEADEQAQKDVALPEKAIESPRKRSHWRPRYRRKKSGQKAIESKTEMPPEETDRTIAQEEKESGILPLVAPEGTREGELPV from the coding sequence ATGAAAAAGGAAATGCTGATCAACGCTGTTCACCACGAACAGAAGCGTATGGCCGTTGTGGATGACGGCAAGTTAGTAGAATTTAATATCCAGATGAGTTTCAAAGAGCCAATCACGGGGAATATTTACAAGAGCATCGTTTTAAAGGTCGAACGTGGTCTCCATGCAGCCTTTGTAAATTATGGCGGGAAAAAGGACGGTTTCCTGCCCCTGCACGATGTCAGTCCTGAGTACTTTACAGAACAAAATGGAAGAGAAGATAGTTATGGCAGATGCTCCCTCAAGAATGGACAGGAAGTTCTTGTCCAGGTATTGAGAGAGGTTGGTGAACATAAGGGAGCTCTGCTTACCGCCTACATATCATTACCTGGGCGGTACCTTGTCCTGCTGCCAAATAGGCAGTGCGTAGGCATCTCTCGAAAGATAGAAGATGAAGGAGAACGCGAACGGCTAAAGGCACTTGTGGAACAGATTAAAATAGATGAAGGTGTTGGCTTTATCGTTCGTACCGCCGGTATGAATAGAACCAAACAGGAACTTTCCCGTGATTATCAACACCTCTCAAGGCTGTGGAAAGAGATCCAGAAGAGGGCGAATACCGCCTCCGCTCCTGCATTGATCTATCAGGAAAGCGATTTTGGCATCCGTTCCCTGCGTGATTATTTCACATCGGAAATCGAGGAAATTCTGGTAGACGATTTTGAAACATTCAGAAAAATGAGGGTTTACTGTAAAGCCGTTGCACCCAGAAATGTAAAAATGATCAAACTCTATAAAGATAAAGCCCCTATCTTCGACAGATACCAGCTTGAAAACCAGATTCGCGCCATTTACCAGGAACGGGTAGATCTGAAATCTGGTGGATCTATCATTATCAATCCAACAGAGGCTATGACCACGATTGATGTAAACTCAGGAAGGGCTTCCAGTAAAAGAAATGTCGAGGAAACAGCCTTCAGGACAAACCTTAAAGCTGCCGAGGAGATTGCCAGACAGCTCCGTTTACGAGATCTGGGAGGTTTGATCGTCATTGACTTTATTGATATGAGGGATCGTAAACATGAAGCGGAGGTGGAAAAGACATTTAAAAAGGCTTTGAGTTTAGACAGGGCGAGGATACAGTTGTCGCGTATATCGAGGTTTGGCATCCTTGAACTCTCGAGACAGAAGAAGCAATCAACAATCCAGGAGATCAGTTATACAACTTGCCCTTTCTGTAAGGGAAGGGGGGTAAGGCCGTCGTTGGAATATACAGCCCTTTCCGCTTTTAGAAAAATCGAATCAGAGGCGGTAAAGGGGGTTGCCTCTTCTCTTAAAGTCACCCTCTCCTATGAGGTAGCCGACTATCTGTTAAATCAGAAGCGCAGCGAGATCTCTAAACTGGAAACTCTATACAATATGTCCCTTTATATATCGGGCAGCCCGGATATGGCATGGGACGGGATGGACATTAAAGAGACCAGCAGAGATGTTACCCAGGAAACGCCTGAAGAGGAAAAGTATCAATTATTAAAAATAACAGATAAACTGGAAGAAGGCGCCATTGAAGTGGTAACGGAGACGTTAACTCACGTTGTTGAGGCGGATGAACAAGCACAAAAAGACGTCGCCTTGCCGGAAAAAGCTATTGAATCACCCAGGAAGAGGTCACACTGGAGACCCAGATACAGAAGAAAGAAATCGGGTCAAAAAGCAATAGAATCGAAAACAGAAATGCCTCCTGAGGAAACAGACAGAACAATTGCTCAAGAGGAAAAAGAAAGTGGGATACTCCCCTTGGTCGCCCCTGAGGGAACAAGAGAAGGCGAACTACCGGTATGA
- the nusB gene encoding transcription antitermination factor NusB, whose amino-acid sequence MRQRRKAREVALKVLYELDILNIDVKEAVELFWNNFEAHKRAGEFSSLLIEGTWKNRDQIDSLISSCSENWSLARMSRVDKSILRMAVYELLYCNDIPPKVTLNEAIDLGKLYGSENSGAFINGILDALYAKLCKKDSDQDVTRATGK is encoded by the coding sequence ATGCGTCAGAGAAGGAAGGCAAGAGAAGTCGCCTTAAAGGTTCTTTATGAGCTTGACATTTTAAATATAGACGTCAAAGAGGCGGTTGAACTTTTCTGGAACAACTTTGAGGCCCACAAAAGGGCCGGAGAATTCTCCTCTCTTTTGATAGAAGGTACCTGGAAGAACAGAGATCAGATAGATAGTCTTATTAGCAGTTGTTCTGAAAACTGGTCGCTTGCCAGGATGTCGAGGGTTGACAAAAGCATCCTCCGTATGGCTGTCTACGAGCTTCTGTACTGTAACGATATTCCCCCAAAGGTTACGCTCAACGAAGCGATAGACCTCGGCAAACTCTATGGTTCCGAGAATTCCGGCGCTTTTATCAATGGTATCCTTGATGCCCTGTATGCAAAATTGTGCAAGAAAGATTCAGATCAAGATGTCACCAGAGCCACTGGAAAATAA
- the ribE gene encoding 6,7-dimethyl-8-ribityllumazine synthase, whose translation MPEIIEGKIIATGMKFGIVASRFNDFICGRLIDGAVDALTRAGANEKNIRIYKVPGAFELPLTAKKLAKSGRFDAVICLGAVIRGATPHFEYISAEVSKGIANVSLETEVPIAFGVLTTDTIEQAIERAGTKAGNMGWNAAISAIEMIDLFRKL comes from the coding sequence ATGCCGGAGATCATAGAAGGAAAAATTATAGCCACAGGGATGAAGTTTGGCATCGTGGCCAGTCGTTTTAATGATTTTATCTGCGGAAGGCTGATTGACGGTGCCGTTGATGCCCTGACAAGGGCGGGGGCTAACGAAAAGAACATCCGTATCTATAAAGTTCCCGGCGCCTTTGAGTTACCCCTCACAGCCAAGAAACTGGCCAAGAGCGGACGGTTTGACGCCGTGATCTGTCTCGGTGCGGTCATCAGGGGGGCCACGCCCCATTTTGAGTACATCAGTGCCGAAGTCTCAAAGGGGATCGCTAATGTGAGTTTAGAGACGGAGGTGCCCATCGCCTTCGGTGTGTTGACCACTGATACCATTGAACAGGCGATTGAAAGGGCGGGCACAAAAGCGGGAAACATGGGATGGAACGCCGCGATATCAGCCATCGAAATGATTGATCTTTTTAGAAAATTATAA
- a CDS encoding bifunctional 3,4-dihydroxy-2-butanone-4-phosphate synthase/GTP cyclohydrolase II yields the protein MGVSTIQEAIEDIKNGKMVILVDDEDRENEGDLCMAAESVTAEAINFMARYGRGLICLPMNGELADKLNLFPMVRDNRSRFGTAFTVSIEAKHGVTTGISAADRARTVRTAVADDVKPDDLVSPGHVFPIRARKGGVLVRTGQTEGSVDLARLAGLKPAAVICEIMKDDGTMARMPDLEAFSKEHGLKIVTIADLINFRMQNESLIRRVATATIPTRYGGEFKIVVYENDVDDMKHAALVKGEITPEDEVLVRVHSECLTSDVFGSERCDCGEQLHTAMKMVEEAGKGVIVYMHQEGRGIGLVNKIRAYELQEHGKDTVEANIALGFKADLRDYGIGAQILVDLGVRKMRLMTNNPKKIVGLEGYGMTVTGRVPIEIEPNKNNLHYLVTKKKKMGHMLKI from the coding sequence ATGGGTGTGAGTACAATCCAGGAGGCCATTGAAGATATTAAAAACGGCAAAATGGTTATCTTGGTGGATGATGAGGACAGAGAAAACGAAGGTGACCTCTGCATGGCGGCGGAATCTGTGACGGCAGAAGCAATTAATTTCATGGCCAGATACGGAAGGGGACTGATCTGCCTCCCCATGAATGGAGAGCTTGCTGATAAGCTGAACCTTTTCCCCATGGTAAGGGACAATCGGTCGCGTTTCGGGACGGCATTTACCGTTTCTATCGAGGCGAAACATGGTGTGACCACGGGGATTTCTGCTGCCGACAGGGCCAGGACAGTCCGGACGGCCGTTGCCGACGACGTCAAACCGGATGACCTGGTCAGTCCGGGACATGTCTTTCCCATTCGTGCCAGAAAAGGGGGGGTACTGGTAAGAACCGGCCAGACGGAGGGTTCTGTGGACCTGGCCCGCCTGGCCGGTCTGAAACCCGCCGCCGTGATCTGCGAGATCATGAAGGACGATGGGACCATGGCGCGGATGCCGGACCTGGAGGCTTTTTCAAAGGAACATGGCCTAAAGATTGTAACCATTGCCGATCTCATCAATTTCAGGATGCAGAATGAATCCCTGATCAGGAGGGTGGCGACAGCTACCATTCCCACTCGATACGGTGGTGAATTCAAAATCGTCGTTTACGAAAATGATGTGGATGACATGAAACACGCGGCCCTGGTTAAGGGTGAGATCACTCCGGAAGACGAGGTGCTGGTAAGGGTACATTCGGAATGTCTGACCAGTGATGTCTTCGGATCCGAGAGGTGCGACTGTGGCGAACAGCTTCATACGGCCATGAAGATGGTAGAGGAAGCAGGCAAAGGTGTCATTGTATACATGCATCAGGAAGGAAGGGGAATCGGCCTGGTCAACAAGATCAGGGCTTATGAATTACAGGAACACGGGAAAGATACCGTGGAGGCCAATATCGCTCTCGGTTTTAAGGCGGATTTGAGAGACTATGGTATCGGCGCCCAGATCCTTGTTGATCTGGGTGTCAGAAAGATGCGCCTGATGACCAATAACCCCAAAAAGATCGTTGGCCTTGAGGGTTACGGCATGACCGTCACCGGGCGTGTTCCTATCGAGATCGAACCCAACAAGAACAATCTCCATTATCTGGTAACAAAAAAGAAGAAAATGGGGCATATGCTGAAAATATAG
- a CDS encoding riboflavin synthase: MFTGIIEAIGSIGKMTRRGEDVLLEIDTPMNLDDLKVGDSVAVNGACLTVTTKSGRSFTADVSSETLARTNLKTLKTGDKVNLEKALRLADPLGGHIVLGHVDGIGKIQEKIMKSGSIQFGVEIDEKLMRYIVEKGSLAVDGVSLTVNRCKKNRFYVNIIPHTARVTTLGLKKVSDIVNIETDILGKYVEKLLNHKKDLSRGFDTDFLAKHGFLK, encoded by the coding sequence ATGTTTACCGGTATCATAGAAGCCATCGGTTCCATCGGGAAAATGACCAGAAGGGGAGAAGATGTCCTGCTGGAGATTGATACACCTATGAACCTTGATGACCTCAAGGTTGGTGATAGTGTAGCCGTTAATGGCGCCTGTCTTACGGTGACTACAAAAAGCGGCAGGAGTTTTACAGCGGACGTATCATCAGAGACATTGGCAAGAACAAACCTCAAAACACTGAAGACGGGAGACAAGGTAAATCTGGAAAAGGCCTTACGATTGGCTGATCCCCTGGGTGGGCATATTGTCCTCGGCCATGTGGATGGAATAGGAAAAATTCAGGAAAAGATCATGAAATCCGGTTCTATCCAGTTTGGTGTGGAGATTGATGAAAAGTTAATGCGCTATATCGTGGAAAAGGGTTCGCTAGCGGTTGACGGAGTAAGTTTGACGGTAAATCGGTGTAAAAAAAATAGATTTTATGTTAATATAATTCCCCATACGGCCCGGGTGACTACCTTGGGGTTGAAGAAAGTGTCAGACATAGTTAATATAGAAACAGATATCCTGGGAAAGTATGTGGAGAAACTCCTCAACCATAAGAAAGATCTCTCCCGGGGGTTTGATACGGATTTTCTGGCGAAACATGGGTTTTTAAAGTGA
- the nrdR gene encoding transcriptional regulator NrdR, which produces MKCPFCGSAENRVIDSRVRKDGSAIRRRRGCLACEGRFTTYEFVEEVLPVVVKKDGRREPFERTKILVGIKKACEKRPISIEAIESIVENIEQGCQKFYGKEIPSSVIGEKVMGELQKLDGIAYVRFASVYREFRDVSEFLKELKTFLSTNKASSEQ; this is translated from the coding sequence ATGAAATGTCCCTTTTGTGGAAGTGCGGAGAACAGGGTAATTGATTCACGTGTTCGCAAGGATGGCAGCGCCATTCGGAGGCGGCGTGGGTGTCTCGCTTGTGAAGGTCGCTTTACCACTTACGAATTCGTCGAAGAGGTCCTCCCCGTAGTGGTCAAAAAGGATGGCCGTAGAGAACCTTTTGAGAGGACAAAAATACTCGTCGGTATCAAAAAGGCATGTGAAAAACGTCCCATCAGTATCGAGGCTATTGAGAGTATCGTGGAGAATATCGAGCAAGGCTGCCAGAAGTTTTATGGAAAAGAAATTCCTTCGTCTGTCATAGGAGAGAAGGTCATGGGAGAGCTCCAGAAACTTGACGGGATTGCTTATGTGAGGTTCGCCTCGGTATACAGGGAATTCCGTGATGTTAGTGAATTCTTGAAGGAACTCAAAACCTTCCTGAGTACCAATAAGGCAAGCAGCGAACAGTAA
- a CDS encoding cytidine/deoxycytidylate deaminase family protein — MTDNTFTSPGRGTGQKTLRPDWDEYFMDIVELVARRSTCRRRAVGALLVRERRILTTGYNGAPTGMRHCVDIGCLREQLGIPSGERHELCRGLHAEQNALIQAALHGVSVKGATLYCTNHPCIICTKMLINGGIIRVVFREGYMDKMAEEMFQETGIKVSQL; from the coding sequence ATGACAGATAATACATTTACCTCCCCTGGCCGGGGGACGGGTCAGAAAACTCTCCGGCCAGACTGGGATGAATACTTCATGGATATCGTGGAACTTGTGGCAAGACGTTCTACGTGTCGGAGGCGTGCCGTCGGCGCCCTTCTGGTCAGAGAACGGAGGATATTGACCACAGGCTATAACGGCGCCCCAACGGGAATGCGTCACTGCGTGGATATTGGATGTTTGCGGGAACAACTCGGAATTCCTTCCGGCGAACGTCATGAACTCTGCCGGGGACTCCATGCCGAACAGAATGCCCTTATCCAGGCTGCCCTCCACGGGGTGAGCGTGAAGGGAGCAACCCTTTACTGCACCAATCATCCCTGTATCATCTGTACAAAAATGCTCATCAATGGAGGCATCATCAGGGTCGTTTTCCGGGAAGGTTACATGGATAAGATGGCTGAGGAAATGTTCCAGGAAACCGGTATCAAGGTATCTCAGTTATGA